A single region of the Bacteroides luhongzhouii genome encodes:
- the spt gene encoding serine palmitoyltransferase has translation MGLLQEKLAKYDLPQKFMAQGVYPYFREIEGKQGTEVEMGGHEVLMFGSNAYTGLTGDERVIEAGINAMHKYGSGCAGSRFLNGTLDLHVQLEKELAAFVGKDEALCFSTGFTVNSGVIPALTDRNDYIICDDRDHASIVDGRRLSFSQQLKYKHNDMVDLEKQLQKCNPDSVKLIIVDGVFSMEGDLANLPEIVRLKHKYNATIMVDEAHGLGVFGKQGRGVCDHFGLTHEVDLIMGTFSKSLASIGGFIAADSSIINWLRHNARTYIFSASNTPAATASALEALHIIQNEPERLEALWEATNYALKRFREAGFEIGATESPIIPLYVRDTEKTFMVTKIAFDEGVFINPVIPPACAPQDTLVRVALMATHTKDQIDRAVEKLTKAFKALDIL, from the coding sequence ATGGGATTATTACAAGAGAAGTTAGCTAAGTACGACCTGCCACAAAAGTTTATGGCACAGGGCGTTTACCCATATTTCCGTGAGATAGAAGGAAAGCAGGGTACAGAGGTAGAAATGGGCGGACACGAAGTGTTGATGTTCGGTTCCAATGCATACACTGGCCTTACGGGAGATGAAAGAGTAATTGAAGCAGGTATCAACGCCATGCATAAATATGGTTCCGGTTGCGCAGGCTCGCGCTTCTTGAATGGTACGCTTGACTTGCACGTTCAGTTGGAAAAAGAACTGGCTGCCTTTGTAGGCAAAGATGAAGCGCTCTGCTTCTCAACCGGTTTTACTGTGAATTCCGGAGTTATTCCTGCTTTGACAGACCGCAATGACTATATCATTTGCGATGACCGCGACCACGCATCTATCGTAGACGGCCGTCGTCTCTCCTTCTCTCAACAATTAAAATATAAGCATAACGATATGGTGGATCTGGAAAAGCAACTTCAAAAGTGCAACCCGGATTCAGTGAAACTAATCATAGTGGACGGTGTGTTCTCTATGGAAGGCGATTTGGCAAACTTGCCCGAAATCGTACGCTTGAAACATAAATACAACGCTACTATCATGGTAGACGAGGCTCACGGCCTGGGCGTATTCGGAAAACAAGGACGTGGTGTCTGCGACCATTTCGGTCTGACTCACGAAGTTGATTTGATTATGGGTACTTTCAGCAAATCACTGGCTTCCATCGGCGGATTTATCGCTGCTGATTCTTCTATCATCAACTGGCTACGTCACAACGCACGTACTTATATTTTCAGCGCATCCAACACTCCGGCTGCCACTGCATCTGCTCTCGAAGCTCTCCACATCATCCAGAATGAACCGGAAAGACTTGAAGCATTGTGGGAAGCTACCAACTATGCATTGAAACGTTTCCGTGAAGCTGGCTTTGAAATCGGCGCAACAGAATCACCTATCATCCCTCTTTACGTACGTGACACGGAAAAGACTTTCATGGTTACTAAAATAGCTTTTGATGAGGGTGTATTCATCAATCCGGTTATTCCGCCGGCATGTGCGCCACAAGATACTTTGGTGCGTGTGGCATTGATGGCAACTCATACGAAAGACCAGATTGACCGTGCCGTAGAAAAGCTAACCAAGGCATTTAAAGCACTGGATATTTTATAA